A single genomic interval of Dysidea avara chromosome 6, odDysAvar1.4, whole genome shotgun sequence harbors:
- the LOC136259389 gene encoding nicotinamide N-methyltransferase-like, translating to MIDRYSDVRNYLQVRYPDVFSEGSQSASTKRQYVWFHQCFHHFYQTYNKQWDNATAVLLEAGGGPCIYPLISAAPYVAEIYHSDYMEANREEVLMWRNNDPDAYDWSPYFRHIVQSLEGQTSHDAVARRKERLRSVLKDSAPCDFRANIVVPSVKTPVNIISSNFCMDVCYESLGEYIGGLKKVYDMLVPKGFLVSLSTLGLSWCKYGDVTYLSSYPLSLEDIQTHCKGAGFNILHTDKFDEPLESRNIYNDSVGYSLIIAQKP from the coding sequence ATGATAGATCGCTACAGTGATGTCAGAAATTACTTACAAGTTCGATATCCTGATGTATTTTCTGAAGGCTCACAGTCAGCCTCCACCAAGCGTCAATATGTGTGGTTCCACCAATGCTTTCATCACTTCTACCAAACATACAACAAACAGTGGGATAATGCTACTGCAGTTCTGTTGGAGGCAGGAGGAGGTCCCTGCATTTATCCTCTCATCAGTGCTGCCCCATATGTCGCAGAGATATACCATTCTGACTACATGGAAGCTAATCGTGAAGAAGTGTTGATGTGGAGAAACAATGATCCGGACGCTTATGACTGGTCTCCATATTTCAGACACATTGTACAAAGCCTTGAAGGTCAAACCAGTCATGATGCTGTGGCAAGACGTAAAGAAAGGCTGCGAAGTGTCCTCAAAGATTCTGCTCCCTGTGATTTTAGAGCTAACATAGTTGTTCCATCTGTTAAAACTCCTGTCAACATTATTAGCAGTAACTTTTGTATGGATGTCTGCTATGAATCACTAGGAGAGTACATTGGTGGACTAAAGAAGGTTTACGACATGTTGGTTCCAAAGGGCTTTCTTGTTTCACTGTCAACACTGGGTCTTAGCTGGTGCAAGTATGGAGATGTGACATATCTGTCCTCTTACCCGTTATCACTGGaagatatacaaactcattgcaAAGGAGCTGGCTTTAATATCCTCCACACTGACAAATTTGACGAGCCGTTAGAATCAAGGAACATCTACAATGATTCGGTTGGCTATTCCTTGATCATAGCACAAAAGCCATAG
- the LOC136258140 gene encoding tripartite motif-containing protein 2-like has translation MMSAAEVKNAQTNLTCPVCYRLFKNPKYLPCYHSYCQGCLEKTQVQSKITCPECRKVAKVPAGGVKEFTNNFFISRLVDDLIVKKKVAEEAEKVKCDSCTEDDPVVSFCPECNAFLCNLCNEFHKRSKQFSHHDVVPLTELQSDQGVPIQAKPKVPLCQEHDYELKHYCETCSELVCMYCTMKTHNEHNHDTVKSVASKHRNHLKEITAPMEEMIKDLSGSEDKIDKMMKKIKQQGEEVNMEIDKHYNELAQKLMKQSSQVKQQVDDMVSQKEKALKKQLDDLRSTKDGLVKLKELNDALEKSSDEEILSAEMSVIDGMQQLNNSYEKINKVPVQSVTVEFVPTEESFPQFGRLSVLHSSVWPDLPEFIALGEQVNITIITKGTDDDKKLEQTPVKLKSYTNNIVVGPVVDNKDGTYMASFTGEKVGEAKLSVLINGQETRGSPYSIVVCRNYQAVNLSDKILNKSGSMGKPWGIAFGKHGVWAVADESNHCVHIFDGQDQLVVSVGSKGKSNGEFNYPHGVAFDDDDHFYVADFGNHRIQKFDVNGNYLLQFGSSGSGNGQLQSPFGIIAHNGRVYVAEYANHRISVFEYNGHFCITFGADRLGAPWDLAINTNNQLLIADHTHSSVVVFTLFGQYKGRFGTPESGKGQLKCPCSLATDVNGFVLVGDNHSSYDCITIFGKDGNFIHCFGSHGSSSGQLNSPLGIAVSPNGSIYVCDCNNKRIQIFSNF, from the coding sequence ATGATGTCAGCTGCAGAGGTAAAGAATGCACAAACCAATTTGACCTGTCCAGTGTGCTATCGACTGTTCAAGAATCCCAAGTATCTACCATGTTATCATTCCTATTGTCAAGGATGCCTTGAGAAGACACAGGTACAATCCAAGATCACCTGCCCTGAGTGCAGGAAGGTAGCTAAGGTTCCTGCAGGAGGCGTGAAGGAGTTTACAAATAATTTCTTCATCAGTCGACTAGTTGATGATTTGATTGTTAAGAAGAAAGTTGCTGAGGAAGCTGAGAAAGTCAAATGTGACAGCTGCACTGAAGATGATCCTGTAGTATCATTTTGTCCTGAATGTAATGCATTCTTATGCAATCTTTGTAATGAATTCCACAAACGTAGCAAACAGTTCAGTCACCATGATGTAGTACCACTTACAGAACTACAGTCTGATCAAGGAGTACCGATCCAAGCCAAACCAAAAGTCCCACTTTGCCAGGAACATGATTATGAACTGAAACACTACTGTGAGACCTGTAGCGAGTTAgtgtgcatgtattgtacaatgAAAACACACAATGAACATAATCACGACACCGTTAAAAGTGTCGCTAGCAAGCACCGAAATCATTTAAAAGAGATCACTGCTCCAATGGAAGAAATGATCAAAGATCTGTCTGGCAGTGAAGACAAAATAGACAAGATGATGAAGAAGATCAAACAACAAGGAGAAGAAGTAAACATGGAGATCGATAAGCATTACAATGAACTAGCTCAAAAGCTGATGAAGCAGAGCAGTCAAGTGAAGCAACAAGTAGATGACATGGTATCACAAAAAGAGAAGGCTCTGAAAAAGCAACTTGATGATTTACGGTCAACAAAAGATGGACTCGTGAAATTGAAAGAATTAAATGATGCCCTAGAGAAGAGTTCTGATGAGGAAATATTGTCTGCAGAGATGTCAGTGATTGATGGCATGCAGCAACTAAACAACAGCTACGAGAAGATAAATAAAGTCCCTGTACAGTCAGTCACTGTAGAGTTCGTGCCTACAGAAGAATCTTTTCCACAGTTTGGTCGACTGTCCGTCTTGCATTCTTCAGTGTGGCCTGACCTTCCTGAGTTTATTGCTTTAGGTGAGCAAGTAAACATCACCATCATTACAAAAGGAACTGATGATGATAAGAAACTGGAGCAAACACCTGTGAAGTTAAAGTCATATACGAACAACATTGTTGTTGGACCGGTGGTTGATAATAAGGACGGAACCTACATGGCATCATTTACTGGTGAGAAGGTTGGAGAGGCAAAGCTTTCAGTACTTATCAATGGCCAGGAAACTAGGGGAAGCCCCTACAGTATTGTAGTGTGTAGGAATTACCAAGCAGTTAATCTGTCTGACAAGATTTTGAATAAAAGTGGTAGCATGGGAAAGCCCTGGGGTATTGCATTTGGCAAACATGGAGTATGGGCAGTAGCTGACGAATCCAACCATTGTGTGCATATATTTGATGGTCAGGATCAACTGGTTGTGAGTGTCGGCAGCAAAGGGAAGTCTAATGGTGAATTCAATTACCCTCACGGGGTTGCCTTTGATGATGATGACCATTTTTATGTGGCAGACTTTGGTAACCACAGAATACAGAAGTTTGATGTCAATGGTAACTACTTGCTGCAATTTGGAAGCTCTGGCTCCGGTAATGGTCAACTGCAGTCTCCGTTTGGCATCATAGCACATAATGGCAGGGTATATGTTGCTGAATATGCCAACCATCGCATATCAGTGTTCGAGTACAATGGCCACTTTTGCATCACTTTTGGTGCTGACCGATTAGGTGCACCATGGGACCTGGCAATCAACACAAATAATCAGTTACTTATTGCCGATCACACACATAGCTCTGTAGTTGTTTTTACTCTTTTTGGCCAGTACAAAGGCAGATTCGGTACTCCGGAATCTGGAAAGGGTCAGTTGAAGTGTCCTTGTAGTCTTGCCACTGACGTAAATGGCTTTGTATTAGTGGGTGATAACCACAGCAGTTATGATTGTATCACTATCTTTGGCAAAGATGGCAACTTCATCCATTGCTTTGGATCACATGGATCTTCCAGTGGACAATTAAATAGTCCACTTGGCATAGCCGTTAGCCCTAATGGCAGTATTTATGTTTGCGACTGCAACAACAAAAGGATTCAGATATTTAGTAACTTCTGA